In one window of Solanum pennellii chromosome 2, SPENNV200 DNA:
- the LOC107010004 gene encoding uncharacterized protein LOC107010004: MAYLTKLEFVALHSSRRNYLSWVLDAEIHLDAMGLGYTIKIENKASKQDCAKTMIFLRHHIDEILKIEYLTVKDSLVLWNNLKERYDHLKMFIHPKARYDWMNLRLQDFKSIHEYNSAMFRITSRLKLRGDTVNDVDMLE; encoded by the coding sequence atggCTTATCTTACTAAACTTGAGTTCGTTGCCCTTCATAGTTCTCGCAGGAACTACCTTTCATGGGTATTGGATGCTGAAATCCATTTGGATGCTATGGGTCTTGGATACACcatcaaaattgaaaataaagcaTCAAAACAAGACTGTGCTAAAACAATGATATTCTTACGTCATCATATTgacgaaattttaaaaattgaatatctCACAGTCAAAGATTCACTCGTTCTGTGGAATAATCTAAAAGAAAGGTATGACCATTTGAAGATGTTCATTCATCCAAAGGCACGATATGATTGGATGAATTTAAGACTACAAGACTTTAAGTCTATTCATGAGTACAATTCTGCCATGTTCAGAATTACTTCTCGATTGAAACTACGTGGAGATACAGTTAATGATGTTGATATGCTGGAATAA
- the LOC107010602 gene encoding geraniol 8-hydroxylase-like has product MDYVNTLIGVLFACFLVRGVLISLRRTKRLAPGPFALPIIGNLHLLGHKPHISLTQLAIKHGPIMNLKFGQINTVIISSSVLAREVTQKKDLTFSSRCIPDALRACNHNDFSAIWLPVDAQWRKLRKIMNYHIFSGNRLDANEHLRSKKIQELIDYCGNCSKVGETVNISRATFRTAMNLLSNTFFSIDLTDPFTDSAKEFKELVSNISIEAGKPNVVDFFPFLRKIDPQGVRRRMTKYFTKILHIMSDLIDERLKERSMGKHANVDVLDALLNICPNEIDRNQIEQLCLDLFEAGTDTTSNTLEWAVAELLKNPHTMEKAQEELAQVIGRGKLINAADVANLPYLRCIVKENFRIHPQVPFLIPRKTEEDVDFCGYIIPKDSQILVNVWAIGRDSSLWENPLDFKPERFWESEIDIRGQDFELLPFGAGRRICPGLPLATRMIPIVLGSLLNTFNWKLQDGITPEDLDMEERFGITLAKAQPLLAIPIPL; this is encoded by the exons ATGGACTATGTGAACACTTTGATAGGTGTGTTATTCGCGTGTTTTTTGGTTCGTGGGGTATTGATTTCACTTAGAAGAACCAAAAGACTTGCACCAGGTCCATTTGCTCTGCCTATTATTGGAAATCTTCATCTGCTTGGTCATAAACCCCACATCTCACTTACTCAACTTGCAATAAAACATGGTCCAATTATGAATCTGAAATTCGGGCAAATAAACACGGTGATCATTTCGTCATCAGTGTTGGCAAGAGAAGTGACGCAAAAGAAAGATTTAACTTTTTCTAGTAGGTGTATTCCTGACGCACTCCGTGCCTGCAATCACAATGATTTCTCCGCTATATGGCTACCTGTCGATGCCCAATGGAGAAAACTTCGCAAGATTATGAACTACCACATCTTCTCAG GTAACAGACTTGACGCTAACGAGCATCTCAGAAGTAAAAAAATTCAAGAGCTAATTGATTACTGTGGCAACTGTAGCAAAGTTGGTGAAACAGTGAATATTAGCAGAGCAACTTTCAGGACTGCAATGAATTTGCTATCAAACACATTTTTCTCTATAGATTTAACCGATCCGTTTACTGATTCTGCTAAGGAATTTAAGGAATTGGTGTCAAACATCTCGATTGAGGCTGGTAAACCCAATGTGGTAGACTTTTTCCCATTTCTTCGGAAAATTGATCCACAGGGTGTAAGGCGACGCATGACTAAGTATTTTACAAAGATCCTTCACATTATGAGTGATTTGATTGATGAGCGGCTAAAGGAGCGGAGTATGGGTAAACATGCAAATGTTGATGTTTTAGATGCCCTTCTCAACATTTGTCCTAACGAAATTGACAGGAATCAAATCGAGCAACTTTGTCTG GACTTGTTTGAAGCGGGGACAGATACAACGTCGAATACATTGGAGTGGGCAGTGGCTGAACTACTCAAGAATCCACACACTATGGAGAAAGCACAAGAAGAACTTGCCCAAGTGATTGGCAGAGGTAAACTAATAAATGCAGCTGATGTTGCGAATTTGCCTTACTTGAGGTGTATTGTGAAAGAAAACTTCCGAATACACCCACAAGTTCCTTTCTTGATTCCACGCAAAACAGAAGAAGATGTTGATTTTTGTGGCTATATTATTCCAAAAGACTCTCAAATTCTTGTGAATGTATGGGCGATAGGGCGGGACTCTAGTCTATGGGAAAACCCTTTGGACTTTAAGCCGGAGAGGTTTTGGGAGTCAGAAATAGACATTAGAGGTCAGGATTTTGAGCTCCTTCCGTTTGGTGCTGGTCGAAGAATTTGCCCTGGATTGCCTTTGGCTACTAGGATGATTCCAATCGTGCTAGGTTCATTGTTAAATACCTTTAATTGGAAGCTACAAGATGGAATTACACCTGAAGACTTGGACATGGAGGAAAGATTTGGTATTACCCTGGCAAAAGCTCAACCTCTGCTTGCTATTCCTATTCCACTGTAG